One genomic segment of Brachyhypopomus gauderio isolate BG-103 chromosome 19, BGAUD_0.2, whole genome shotgun sequence includes these proteins:
- the per2 gene encoding period circadian protein homolog 2 isoform X3 translates to MINDSQPSGLDVSSYTIEEIDSITSEYTLKSTDIFAVAVSLVTGKIVYISDQAASILNCKRAVFKNAKFVEFLTPQDVSVYYSFTTPYRLPSWSMCTGAESSPSDCMQEKSFFCRISGGKEREGDLHYCPFRMTPYLMKVQDTEHTEDQFCCLLLAERVHSGYEAPRIPTDKRIFTTTHTPGCVFQDVDERAVPLLGYLPQDLIGTPVLLHLHPNDRPIMLGIHRKILQYAGQPFDHSSIRFCARNGEYVTIDTSWSSFVNPWSRKVSFIIGRHKVRMGPVNEDVFSAPPTAEGKAMDSDIQEITEQIHRLLLQPVHNNGSSGYGSLGSNDHLMSVPSSSESNGNRPRGDDEETSRAKPRTFQEICKGVHMQKNQEQQSKKNSGTELLQKAVRPKDSAPPVKDSAPPVNWRESVENQSVQEELAFKDQTVYSYQQISCLDSVIRYLESCNVPVTVKRKCQSSSNTTSSTSDEDKQKAAESSVQMLEESDHLKAQADLSKKASASAVVGSSLTPLALPSKAESVVSITSQCSYSSTIVHVGDKKPQPESEMTEDGPSAGDAGEGLAPPPPPPAVSPPHQEREAYKKLGLTKQVLAAHTQKEEQAFLSRFRDLRGVHAFKADCSLYLERQKGHVQCDAGPARVCKPGDTAEPAVRRGGRNRKTKPKRVRQNESSDSTVSHRRHRVPTQELQGLNQTSWSPSETSQSTFPVTYPAMMPAYPLQVYPGTSAITPGVDACLSGFGDAQCSQDPRCPVQTPFTAPLITPMVAVVLPGYMYPQIGGVQGPFTAPAPFSPQTLLPPQTLLPPQGVFQPPTTFPVQTQFTTQNPFSQSAPFPAQPFPFTLPDNPPTEPELREGPSRSSTPQSVGGRDQSSPPLFQSRCSSPLQLNLLQLEETQRSVERQDSCAPSAGAQGNCSTATEKGRNASTPAKTEKEQGEGCAGDDHHGDALSSSSDLMDVLLLEDSRSGTGSATSGSMGSASNGCGMSACGTSACGTSASGVSASGTRSSNTSNNSSNYFGSVDSSQKSHKAKLLGGGASGPVNMEGSEMIKYVLQDPLWLLTANADEAIMMTYQVPSRDIQQVLREDREKLRRMHKSQPRFSEDQRRELADLHPWMRRGGLPKAIDVKACAGCEGFMEMMAEDDLPDLNMGESEPHDITANPHQLQQRT, encoded by the exons ATGATAAATGACAGCCAGCCCTCGGGCCTGGACGTATCCTCATACACCATCGAGGAGATCGACAGCATCACCTCCGAATACACCCTCAAAAGCACA GACATCTTTGCGGTGGCCGTGTCTCTCGTTACGGGGAAGATCGTGTACATCTCGGACCAGGCAGCATCCATCCTCAACTGCAAGCGTGCTGTCTTCAAGAACGCCAAGTTTGTGGAGTTCCTGACGCCACAGGACGTCAGTGTGTACTACAGCTTCACCACCCCATACAGACTCCCGTCATGGAGCATGTGCACCGGGGCAG AATCCTCACCGTCCGACTGCATGCAGGAGAAGTCTTTTTTCTGCCGGATCAG TGGGGGAAAGGAGCGTGAAGGAGATCTACACTACTGCCCCTTCCGCATGACCCCGTACCTGATGAAGGTCCAGGACACCGAGCACACAGAAGACCAGTTCTGCTGCCTCCTGCTGGCCGAGCGGGTTCACTCCGGCTACGAAG CTCCAAGGATTCCCACTGACAAACGCATcttcactaccacacacacaccaggctgTGTGTTCCAGGACGTTGATGAGAG GGCAGTGCCGTTGCTAGGATACCTACCGCAGGATCTGATTGGTACTCCAGTGCTTCTGCATCTCCACCCAAACGACCGACCAATCATGCTCGGGATCCACAGGAAGA TCCTGCAGTATGCGGGCCAGCCTTTTGACCACTCCTCCATCCGCTTCTGCGCACGCAACGGCGAGTACGTCACCATCGACACCAGCTGGTCCAGCTTCGTCAACCCCTGGAGCCGCAAGGTGTCCTTCATCATCGGACGACACAAAGTCCGCAT GGGCCCCGTGAACGAGGATGTGTTTTCAGCTCCGCCCACAGCGGAGGGGAAGGCCATGGACTCTGACATCCAGGAAATAACTGAACAGATACACAGACTACTGCTGCAG CCTGTCCATAATAACGGCTCGAGTGGTTATGGCAGCTTGGGCAGTAATGATCACCTGATGAGCGTACCGTCGTCCAGCGAGAGCAACGGTAACCGTCCCCGCGGCGACGACGAGGAGACCAGCAGAGCCAAACCC AGAACATTTCAGGAGATTTGTAAAGGTGTGCATATGCAGAAGAACCAGGAGCAGCAGTCTAAAAAGAATTCAGGAA CAGAACTGCTCCAGAAGGCGGTGCGGCCCAAAGACTCCGCCCCCCCTGTGAAAGACTCCGCCCCCCCTGTGaactggagagagagtgtggagaacCAGTCTGTGCAGGAGGAACTCGCCTTCAAAGACCAGACGGTTTATTCCTACCAGCAGATCAGCTGCTTGGACAGCGTCATCAG gtatcTAGAGAGCTGCAACGTTCCTGTCACTGTGAAGAGGAAGTGTCAGTCCTCCTCCAACACCACGTCCTCCACCTCAGACGAGGACAAGCAGAAGGCAGCAGAGAGCTCCGTTCAGATGTTGGAAG AGTCAGATCACCTGAAGGCCCAGGCGGACCTGTCCAAGAAGGCGTCGGCCTCAGCGGTGGTGggctcctccctcacccccctgGCCCTGCCCAGCAAGGCGGAGAGCGTGGTCTCCATCACCAGCCAGTGCAGTTACAGCAGCACCATCGTACATGTGGGAGACAAGAAGCCTCAGCCGGAGTCCG AGATGACGGAGGACGGCCCCAGTGCGGGCGATGCAGGGGAGGGccttgccccgcccccaccGCCTCCTGCAGTTTCACCTCCCCACCAGGAGAGGGAGGCCTACAAGAAACTGGGCCTGACCAAGCAAGTGCTGGCGGCCCACACACAGAAGGAGGAGCAGGCCTTCCTCAGCCGCTTCCGGGACCTGCGGGGGGTCCACGCCTTCAAAGCAGACTGCTCGCTCTACCTGGAGAGGCAGAAGGGACACGTCCAGTGCGACG cTGGCCCTGCTCGTGTTTGTAAGCCCGGAGACACAGCTGAGCCCGCGGTTCGCCGTGGCGGCCGCAACAggaagaccaagcccaagcgcGTGCGTCAGAACGAGTCGTCCGACAGCACCGTGTCCCACCGCAGACACCGTGTGCCCACGCAGGAGCTGCAGGGCCTGAACCAGACCTCCTGGTCTCCCTCCGAAACCTCCCAGTCCACCTTCCCCGTCACCTACCCAGCCATGATGCCTGCCTACCCCCTGCAGGTGTACCCAGGGACCAGCGCCATCACCCCCGGGGTGGACGCCTGCCTCTCCGGCTTCGGGGACGCCCAGTGCAGCCAAGACCCACGCTGCCCCGTGCAGACTCCGTTTACGGCCCCTCTCATCACACCCATGGTGGCTGTGGTGTTGCCGGGCTACATGTACCCCCAGATAGGAGGTGTCCAAGGACCATTCACTGCCCCAGCACCCTTCTCCCCCCAGACTCTGTTGCCCCCCCAGACTCTGTTGCCCCCCCAGGGCGTATTCCAGCCCCCCACCACATTCCCCGTGCAGACTCAGTTCACCACACAGAACCCTTTCAGCCAATCAGCACCCTTCCCTGCTCAGCCGTTCCCGTTCACGCTCCCGGACAACCCGCCCACCGAGCCGGAACTGAGGGAGGGGCCGTCACGGAGCTCCACCCCTCAGTCGGTGGGTGGGCGGGACCAGTCGTCTCCGCCCCTTTTCCAGTCTCGCTGCAGTTCCCCCCTGCAGCTCAACCTGCTGCAGCTGGAGGAGACCCAGCGCTCTGTGGAGAGACAGGACAGCTGTGCGCCCTCTGCTGGAGCTCAGGGGAACTGCAGCACTGCAACAGAGAAAGGAAGGAACGCTAGCACACCGGCCAAGACCGAGAAAGAGCAG GGTGAGGGCTGTGCTGGTGATGATCACCATGGCGATGCACTCTCCTCGTCCAGTGACCTCATGGACGTCCTCCTGCTCGAAGACTCCCGTTCGGGAACCGGCTCGGCCACGTCCGGCTCCATGGGCTCCGCCTCCAACGGCTGCGGGATGTCTGCCTGCGGGACGTCGGCCTGCGGGACGTCGGCCAGTGGTGTATCTGCTAGCGGGACCA ggaGCAGTAACACCAGTAATAACAGCAGTAACTACTTTGGCAGTGTTGACTCTTCCCAGAAGTCCCACAAGGCCAAGCTCCTGGGGGGCGGAGCTTCAGGGCCGGTGAACATGGAGGGGAGTGAGATGATCAAGTATGTGCTGCAGGACCCGCTGTGGCTCCTCACAGCCAATGCAGACGAGGCGATTATGATGACCTATCAGGTGCCATCTCG tgACATTCAGCAGGTGCTGCGTGAGGACCGTGAGAAGCTGAGACGGATGCACAAGTCTCAGCCCCGTTTCTCTGAGGACCAGAGGAGAGAGCTGGCTGACCTTCACCCCTGGATGCGCAGGGGAGGCCTGCCTAAGGCCATAGACGTGAAG GCATGTGCTGGCTGTGAAGGTTTCATGGAGATGATGGCAGAAGACGATCTTCCTGACCTGAACATGGGGGAGTCAGAGCCCCATGACATCACAGCAAACCCCCACCAGCTGCAACAAAGAACCTGA